One window of the Granulicella arctica genome contains the following:
- a CDS encoding M28 family peptidase — protein sequence MILSHIASSHETRHLDRSAAKWRDPRITLLLLLVLVLPLHLPAQQPHFSGQAAYSLTEQFLAAAPKRFNGSPGHVKAEEFLKQHFAAENAKGNFETDSFSARTPAGQQSLRNYIVKYPGKKDGIIVLATHYETNYPLRDINFYGANDGAATTALLIEIGRILRTHPPEGYSVWLVFDDGEEAVESWSNSDSLYGTRHLAAKWANDGTLPKIKAFLLADMCGDKDLNIDKDSNSTPWLLDMLAVAAKNTGHTASIFKYETTVQDDHLPFKQRGVPVLDIIDIDYGPHTTAAPEGYHHTADDTLDKVSARSLQVSGDLFMEMIRLVDQK from the coding sequence ATGATTCTGAGCCACATCGCCAGTTCTCACGAAACTCGTCACCTCGACCGAAGCGCAGCGAAGTGGAGAGACCCCCGCATTACGCTTTTGCTTCTACTTGTACTCGTCCTGCCTCTACACCTGCCAGCCCAGCAACCCCACTTCAGCGGACAGGCAGCCTATAGTCTCACCGAGCAATTTCTGGCCGCAGCGCCAAAACGCTTCAACGGATCACCCGGACACGTCAAGGCTGAAGAGTTCCTCAAGCAGCACTTCGCCGCTGAGAACGCCAAGGGAAACTTCGAAACCGACAGCTTCTCCGCAAGAACTCCAGCGGGCCAGCAGTCCCTGCGGAACTATATCGTCAAATATCCCGGCAAGAAGGACGGCATCATTGTCCTTGCAACCCACTATGAGACAAATTACCCGCTGCGCGATATCAATTTCTACGGCGCGAACGACGGTGCGGCAACCACAGCCCTTCTCATCGAGATCGGCAGAATCCTCCGCACCCATCCGCCCGAAGGCTACTCCGTATGGCTGGTCTTTGATGATGGTGAAGAGGCAGTTGAAAGCTGGTCCAACTCTGATTCGCTCTACGGCACCCGCCACCTCGCTGCAAAGTGGGCAAACGATGGCACACTGCCGAAGATCAAGGCCTTCTTACTAGCCGACATGTGCGGCGACAAGGATCTGAACATCGACAAGGATTCGAACTCGACACCATGGCTTCTGGACATGCTCGCGGTCGCAGCGAAGAACACCGGGCACACCGCATCGATCTTCAAATACGAGACGACAGTCCAGGACGATCACCTGCCGTTCAAGCAGCGTGGAGTACCGGTACTGGACATCATCGACATCGACTATGGCCCCCACACCACCGCCGCGCCCGAGGGTTACCACCACACGGCAGACGACACCTTGGACAAAGTAAGTGCGCGGTCACTCCAGGTTTCAGGAGACCTGTTCATGGAAATGATCCGGTTAGTCGATCAGAAGTAG
- the tatC gene encoding twin-arginine translocase subunit TatC: MADLDIMDRARAAVTDRVELPGMSLMDHLGELRKRLLHSVAYLAVGFIVAYIFHVRLVSFIQKPLVNIGLTMTMTHPTDALNLFLKTSVVCGAILASPFILYQVWLFISPGMYANEKRYVWPFMSATVGLFLAGAWFGYRYVLPGAMVILIQDFGKNFTHMITIEDYTSFFLAVILGLGVTFELPVVIFFLALFGIVDAKFLLKHIRYAILAIFLIAAVICPTPDPIGMCLFASPMLVLYMLGVGVAFLVHPARRKAKETTAA, encoded by the coding sequence ATGGCTGATCTCGATATCATGGACCGCGCACGAGCAGCAGTAACCGATCGCGTAGAACTCCCCGGCATGAGCCTGATGGACCACCTCGGCGAACTGCGAAAGCGTCTCCTGCACTCCGTGGCCTACCTCGCCGTCGGCTTCATCGTTGCGTACATCTTCCACGTGCGTCTGGTCAGCTTCATTCAGAAGCCGCTCGTCAACATCGGTCTCACCATGACGATGACGCACCCAACGGATGCTCTGAACCTCTTCCTCAAGACCTCGGTCGTATGTGGTGCAATCCTCGCAAGCCCGTTCATTCTCTACCAGGTATGGCTGTTCATCTCGCCCGGCATGTACGCCAACGAAAAGCGATACGTCTGGCCATTCATGAGCGCAACCGTCGGCCTCTTCCTTGCAGGAGCATGGTTCGGCTACAGATATGTGCTCCCTGGTGCGATGGTCATCCTCATCCAGGACTTCGGCAAGAACTTCACCCACATGATCACCATCGAGGACTACACCAGCTTCTTCCTCGCGGTCATCCTCGGTCTCGGCGTTACGTTCGAACTCCCGGTAGTCATCTTCTTCCTCGCCTTATTCGGCATCGTCGATGCGAAGTTCCTGTTGAAGCACATCCGCTACGCCATTCTCGCCATCTTCCTCATCGCAGCGGTGATCTGCCCGACGCCTGATCCCATCGGCATGTGTCTCTTCGCGAGCCCAATGCTGGTGCTCTACATGCTCGGCGTTGGCGTCGCCTTCCTCGTCCACCCGGCGCGACGCAAGGCAAAGGAGACTACCGCCGCATGA
- a CDS encoding Sec-independent protein translocase subunit TatA/TatB — protein MPSFGDTALIALLALLLFGPKKLPELARQLGKLMGEFRRASNEFRMQMEDELRISEQEERQKKIAAMEAAAPVTPPLLQDESIVIDHPHQPAENYVAPENSIAAPVETVSEHTTDAAAEAAKPDRHTEPLPIASAGELEMMPPATGLPTSRSPLSSVLDSIPHTQDPETAAQPLAEQNSHEASLHG, from the coding sequence ATGCCGAGCTTCGGCGACACCGCCCTCATTGCACTCCTCGCCCTGCTGCTCTTCGGTCCGAAGAAGCTGCCCGAACTCGCCCGCCAGTTGGGCAAGCTGATGGGCGAGTTCCGTCGCGCGTCCAACGAGTTCCGCATGCAGATGGAGGACGAACTCCGCATCTCCGAGCAGGAGGAGCGGCAGAAGAAGATCGCCGCCATGGAAGCCGCTGCACCCGTCACCCCGCCTCTGCTGCAGGATGAAAGTATCGTAATCGACCACCCACACCAGCCCGCAGAGAACTACGTGGCCCCCGAAAACTCTATTGCAGCGCCGGTCGAAACCGTTTCTGAACACACAACAGACGCCGCGGCCGAAGCTGCAAAGCCCGACCGACACACCGAGCCGCTTCCAATCGCCTCCGCAGGCGAACTCGAGATGATGCCACCGGCTACAGGCCTACCCACGAGCCGATCGCCGCTGTCCTCGGTCCTCGACTCAATTCCACACACGCAGGACCCTGAAACGGCCGCACAGCCTCTCGCCGAACAGAACTCGCACGAGGCATCCCTGCATGGCTGA
- the nadA gene encoding quinolinate synthase NadA yields the protein MIGLLEEAPATVAAPDAPAVAFSDAESCSLDHYLSQPDHTMDARIAAARATLGTDVVLLGHHYQRDEVIRFADVTGDSYKLSKIASETSAKYMLFCGVHFMAETADILCQPWQQVILPDLNAGCSMADMAEIGQVEDCWDTLERAGLTADLIPLTYMNSAAAIKAFCGERGGLVCTSSNARGAFEWAFARAGKILFLPDQHLGRNTAFAMGIPLSEMVVFDPYQINGGLSPDRLKAAKVILWKGHCSVHQRFLPEHVDRVRREEPGMQVIVHPECRWEVTQKADAVGSTERIIQVIEHAPEGSSFAVGTEIHLVNRLAARFAPLGKRVITLDDAGCLCTTMYRISPQHLAWSLENLVAGRVVNRIKVDDDVKHWAKTALDRMLEVK from the coding sequence GTGATTGGATTATTGGAAGAGGCCCCGGCAACGGTCGCGGCTCCTGATGCACCAGCGGTAGCGTTCAGTGATGCGGAGTCCTGCTCACTGGATCATTACCTGTCACAACCTGACCACACCATGGACGCGCGCATTGCGGCTGCGCGGGCGACACTCGGCACCGACGTTGTCCTGCTGGGCCACCATTATCAACGCGACGAGGTCATCCGCTTCGCCGATGTGACCGGCGACAGCTACAAGCTTTCCAAGATCGCGTCTGAGACTTCGGCCAAGTACATGCTGTTTTGCGGCGTGCATTTTATGGCGGAGACTGCGGATATTCTTTGCCAGCCGTGGCAGCAGGTGATTCTGCCAGACCTTAATGCTGGTTGTTCTATGGCTGATATGGCCGAGATCGGGCAGGTGGAAGACTGCTGGGACACGCTTGAGCGCGCTGGCCTGACTGCCGACCTTATACCGCTTACCTATATGAACTCGGCGGCAGCGATCAAGGCGTTCTGTGGGGAGCGCGGCGGGCTGGTCTGCACTTCGTCGAATGCTCGTGGAGCTTTTGAATGGGCGTTCGCTCGTGCCGGCAAGATTCTCTTTCTGCCGGACCAGCATCTCGGCCGCAATACCGCGTTTGCCATGGGTATCCCGCTGAGCGAGATGGTGGTGTTTGATCCATACCAGATCAACGGTGGGCTCTCGCCGGATCGCCTCAAAGCGGCGAAGGTGATTCTTTGGAAGGGCCATTGCTCGGTTCATCAGCGCTTTCTGCCAGAGCATGTTGACCGCGTTCGCCGCGAAGAGCCGGGAATGCAGGTTATTGTGCATCCAGAGTGCCGCTGGGAGGTGACCCAGAAGGCCGACGCAGTGGGTTCGACGGAGCGCATCATCCAGGTGATTGAGCATGCGCCGGAAGGAAGCAGCTTTGCCGTTGGTACCGAGATTCATCTCGTTAACCGGCTTGCGGCGCGTTTTGCTCCTCTTGGCAAACGCGTGATTACGCTGGACGATGCCGGATGCCTCTGCACCACGATGTACCGCATTTCTCCGCAGCATCTTGCGTGGTCGCTTGAGAATCTTGTCGCTGGCCGGGTTGTGAACCGCATCAAGGTTGATGATGACGTCAAACACTGGGCGAAAACCGCGCTGGACCGCATGCTGGAAGTAAAATGA
- a CDS encoding DUF2203 domain-containing protein, with protein MSVSVNKTFTLSEAQTLLPVLESLFRRARDSAQRAHNFEAEMQDLSQRIYLAGGMHVDVVAAARRRAERDKAAQLAKDTLVEIDEIGVTVQDFEEGLLDFPCQIDGSTVLLCWRVGEVAITHWHTADEGSEERRPLDARFHRTDRERPN; from the coding sequence ATGAGTGTAAGCGTGAACAAGACCTTTACTCTCAGCGAAGCCCAGACCTTACTCCCGGTACTCGAATCTCTCTTCCGGCGCGCTCGGGATTCAGCCCAGCGCGCTCACAATTTCGAGGCCGAGATGCAGGACCTGTCACAGCGGATCTATCTGGCGGGCGGTATGCACGTCGACGTGGTTGCCGCTGCGCGCCGCCGGGCTGAACGCGATAAAGCCGCCCAACTTGCGAAGGACACCCTGGTCGAGATCGATGAGATCGGCGTGACTGTTCAGGACTTTGAAGAGGGTCTGCTCGATTTTCCCTGCCAGATCGATGGGTCTACGGTCCTGCTCTGCTGGAGGGTGGGTGAGGTTGCTATAACCCACTGGCATACCGCTGACGAGGGATCGGAAGAGCGCAGACCGCTTGATGCGCGCTTTCATCGGACTGACCGGGAACGTCCTAACTGA
- a CDS encoding alpha-L-arabinofuranosidase C-terminal domain-containing protein: protein MKSTAMKIPRSGISAARTMISGIALCLAAQTGTGQAQAPAAQLSIQLDKPAHAVSPTLYGLMTEEINYSYDGGLYAEMVRNRTFQDHGFGGVAHWNIEHFGSSEATMAIDQTQGPSDALPTSLEITVKQADSTNQAGVRNEGYWGMAVRPGTTYKGSFYAKADSGDMGPVSISLVSDNSGKSVAMATVPSVSTEWKRYEFTLTAGKLEASAENHLLLTVGHAGKLYLNMVSLFPPTYKNRENGNRTDLMEMMAGMHPTFLRLPGGNYLEGDFIDERFDWKNTIGPMVDRPAHRSPWNYLSSDGMGLLEFMEWTEDLKIQTVLAVYAGYSLKGDHIHPGPALTPYVEDALDEIEFTTGDTSTKWGAVRAKLGHPAPFPVKYVEIGNEDWFDKSGSYEGRYAQFYKAIKARYPQLELIATAPLKRMKPDVLDDHYYKRADEFFDDVKHYDTIDRNGPKIFVGEWATREGSPTTNMGAALGDAAWMTGMERNSDLVVMASYAPLFVNVNPGGMQWESDLIGYDAMTSYGAPSYYAQAMFAEYLGTEVPTSTVTGGGSRFFYSVTRDAGTVYLKLVNASSTPQPVSVDLSGAGSIDKTGTLISLTGTNLAETNTLTAPKRIAPVKSSLKVAGPKFDHVVPAYSVQVLVLKTK from the coding sequence ATGAAGAGTACTGCCATGAAAATTCCGCGGTCGGGCATATCAGCCGCGCGAACGATGATTTCTGGAATAGCCCTGTGCTTAGCAGCGCAGACCGGTACAGGCCAGGCACAAGCACCGGCGGCACAGCTTAGTATCCAGCTGGACAAACCTGCCCACGCCGTCAGCCCCACGCTCTACGGCCTGATGACGGAAGAGATCAACTACTCCTACGACGGCGGCCTGTACGCGGAGATGGTGCGCAATCGGACCTTCCAGGACCACGGCTTCGGCGGCGTAGCGCACTGGAACATCGAACACTTTGGAAGCTCTGAAGCCACCATGGCCATCGATCAGACGCAGGGACCGAGCGACGCCCTGCCGACGAGCCTCGAGATCACCGTCAAACAGGCCGACTCGACAAACCAGGCAGGCGTTCGCAATGAAGGCTACTGGGGAATGGCAGTCCGACCCGGCACAACCTACAAGGGATCGTTCTACGCGAAGGCTGACTCCGGAGACATGGGCCCGGTAAGCATCTCTCTGGTCAGCGACAACTCCGGCAAGTCCGTCGCGATGGCCACCGTCCCTTCAGTCTCGACGGAGTGGAAGCGGTACGAGTTCACCCTGACAGCCGGAAAGCTCGAAGCCTCCGCCGAGAACCACCTGCTGCTCACGGTAGGCCACGCTGGCAAGCTCTACCTCAACATGGTCTCGCTGTTCCCGCCCACCTACAAGAATCGTGAGAATGGCAACCGCACCGACCTGATGGAGATGATGGCGGGCATGCACCCGACGTTCCTGCGGCTACCCGGCGGCAACTACCTCGAAGGCGACTTCATCGATGAGCGCTTCGACTGGAAGAACACCATCGGCCCTATGGTCGATCGCCCCGCCCATCGCAGCCCCTGGAACTATCTCTCCTCCGACGGTATGGGTCTGCTCGAGTTTATGGAGTGGACGGAAGACCTGAAGATCCAGACGGTCCTCGCCGTCTACGCGGGCTACTCCCTCAAGGGCGACCACATCCACCCCGGTCCAGCCCTCACACCGTATGTTGAGGACGCGCTCGACGAGATCGAGTTCACCACCGGCGACACCTCCACCAAGTGGGGAGCCGTCCGTGCCAAACTCGGCCACCCCGCTCCCTTCCCGGTGAAGTACGTCGAGATCGGCAACGAAGACTGGTTCGACAAGTCAGGCAGCTACGAGGGCCGCTACGCGCAGTTCTACAAGGCTATCAAGGCCAGGTATCCCCAGCTTGAACTCATCGCAACCGCTCCCCTGAAGCGCATGAAGCCAGACGTTCTGGACGATCACTACTACAAGCGTGCAGACGAGTTCTTCGACGACGTCAAACACTACGACACCATCGACCGCAACGGCCCCAAGATCTTCGTAGGCGAATGGGCCACGCGTGAAGGCTCCCCTACCACCAACATGGGCGCAGCCCTCGGCGACGCCGCATGGATGACCGGCATGGAGCGCAACAGCGACCTCGTCGTCATGGCCTCCTACGCGCCGCTCTTCGTCAACGTTAACCCCGGCGGCATGCAGTGGGAGTCCGACCTCATCGGCTACGACGCCATGACCAGCTACGGCGCGCCAAGCTACTACGCCCAGGCCATGTTCGCGGAGTATCTCGGTACCGAAGTCCCCACCTCAACCGTAACCGGCGGCGGCAGCCGCTTCTTCTACTCAGTCACCAGGGATGCCGGTACGGTCTACCTGAAGCTGGTAAACGCCTCGTCCACCCCACAGCCGGTCTCAGTCGACCTGAGCGGAGCCGGAAGCATCGACAAAACGGGTACGCTCATCTCCCTGACCGGCACAAACCTCGCAGAGACCAACACCCTGACAGCACCGAAGCGAATCGCTCCGGTGAAGTCGTCTTTGAAGGTCGCCGGACCGAAGTTCGATCACGTCGTTCCGGCCTACTCCGTGCAGGTGTTGGTGTTGAAGACGAAGTAG
- a CDS encoding Fur family transcriptional regulator encodes MQTTKAKPFRDLCSEHGITATHQRQVLYEVMQGMEGHPSPEEVYARVREQIPSISLATVYKNIHLFVESGVLREVSLHHGTVRVEMNEWAHHHLVCSKCKSISDIGEQELNLAPVRSTLNGFLVERYAVDVIGICPKCQ; translated from the coding sequence GTGCAGACGACCAAGGCCAAGCCGTTCCGTGATTTGTGTTCTGAACACGGAATTACTGCAACTCATCAGCGTCAAGTGCTGTATGAGGTGATGCAGGGGATGGAAGGGCATCCCAGCCCGGAAGAGGTATATGCACGCGTTCGCGAGCAGATTCCCTCGATCTCTTTGGCGACTGTCTACAAAAACATCCATCTCTTCGTCGAGAGCGGAGTTCTGCGTGAGGTGAGCCTGCATCATGGCACCGTCCGCGTGGAGATGAACGAATGGGCACATCACCACCTGGTGTGCTCGAAGTGCAAGAGCATCTCCGACATTGGCGAACAGGAGTTGAATCTAGCGCCTGTGCGGAGCACGTTGAATGGCTTTCTGGTGGAGCGGTATGCGGTGGACGTCATCGGTATCTGCCCCAAATGTCAATGA
- a CDS encoding catalase codes for MAEIKQDGSNGPAHGDGFMTSDAGRPVGDNQNSMTVGPRGPIVGDDFLLFEKMAHFNRERIPERVVHAKGSGAFGTFTCTNPAMGKYTTAKLFEAVGKKTPLLIRFSTVGGEKGSADTERDPRGFSIKFYTEEGNWDMVGNNTPVFFVRDPLKFGDFIHTQKRDPQTNLKSPTMMWDFWSLSPESLHQVTILMSDRGTPKGYRFMNGYSSHTFSLINDKNELFYVKWHFKTKQGIKNFMAEEADQMRATDMDYSQRDLFGSIDKGEFPKWSVKVQVMTEAESKTYHINPFDLTKVWPHADYPLIDVGEMELNRNPKNYFAEIEQAAFEPRNVVPGMGFSPDKMLQARLISYPDAHRYRLGGNYQSLPVNAPQCPYATYNRDGTMALGDNGGSSPNYEPNSFGGPKQNPRYTERKVTLDSATVGRWDHREHDGDYYTQAGNLFRMMKPDEQQRLFSNISGSLSQVEKRIQDLQVGHFYKCDPQYGEGVAKAIGRDIKEIVAEKELVPA; via the coding sequence ATGGCAGAGATCAAACAAGATGGATCGAACGGCCCCGCGCACGGCGATGGATTTATGACCTCGGACGCAGGCCGTCCGGTTGGAGATAACCAAAACTCCATGACCGTCGGACCGCGTGGTCCGATCGTCGGTGACGACTTCCTGCTCTTTGAGAAGATGGCTCACTTCAACCGTGAGCGCATTCCGGAGCGTGTCGTCCATGCCAAGGGCTCAGGCGCTTTTGGTACCTTCACCTGCACCAACCCGGCTATGGGTAAGTACACGACGGCCAAGCTTTTTGAGGCAGTTGGCAAGAAGACGCCGCTGCTTATCCGCTTCTCCACCGTTGGCGGCGAGAAGGGTTCGGCTGATACCGAGCGCGACCCGCGGGGCTTCTCGATCAAGTTCTACACGGAAGAGGGCAATTGGGACATGGTCGGCAACAACACGCCGGTCTTCTTTGTTCGCGATCCGTTGAAGTTCGGCGATTTCATCCACACGCAGAAGCGTGATCCCCAGACCAACCTGAAGTCGCCGACGATGATGTGGGACTTCTGGTCGCTCTCTCCTGAGAGCCTGCACCAGGTCACGATCCTGATGTCCGACCGTGGTACCCCCAAGGGCTATCGGTTCATGAATGGTTATAGCTCGCACACCTTCTCGCTAATCAACGACAAGAACGAGCTTTTCTACGTCAAATGGCACTTCAAGACGAAGCAGGGAATCAAGAACTTCATGGCGGAGGAGGCAGACCAGATGCGTGCCACCGATATGGACTACTCGCAACGTGACCTGTTCGGTTCTATCGATAAGGGCGAGTTTCCCAAGTGGAGTGTGAAGGTCCAGGTGATGACCGAGGCTGAGTCGAAGACGTATCACATCAACCCCTTCGATCTCACCAAGGTGTGGCCGCATGCCGATTACCCGCTGATCGATGTCGGCGAGATGGAACTGAACCGCAACCCGAAGAACTACTTTGCCGAGATCGAGCAGGCTGCCTTTGAGCCGCGCAACGTGGTCCCGGGAATGGGTTTCTCGCCGGACAAGATGCTGCAGGCGCGCCTGATCAGCTACCCGGATGCACATCGCTATCGCCTTGGCGGTAACTACCAGTCGCTTCCGGTCAATGCTCCACAGTGCCCGTACGCAACGTATAACCGTGACGGCACGATGGCGCTTGGGGACAATGGTGGCAGCTCACCGAACTACGAGCCCAACAGCTTTGGCGGGCCGAAGCAGAATCCTCGCTACACAGAGCGTAAGGTCACCCTGGACTCGGCTACGGTCGGTCGCTGGGATCACCGTGAGCATGACGGGGATTACTACACGCAGGCGGGCAATCTGTTCCGCATGATGAAGCCCGACGAACAGCAGAGACTCTTCTCGAACATCTCTGGTTCGCTGAGCCAGGTCGAGAAGCGCATTCAGGACCTGCAGGTTGGTCACTTTTACAAGTGCGATCCACAGTATGGCGAGGGCGTGGCGAAGGCCATTGGCCGCGACATCAAGGAGATCGTTGCGGAGAAGGAACTGGTACCCGCATAG
- a CDS encoding M20/M25/M40 family metallo-hydrolase, which translates to MPYSSIRRIAALAAVTVMFFVAPKLLSQSFDSLSSQKAPSPDRPALERAVHADMDFLADDEMHGRGSATRDEHIAALFAASQFQTLGLEPGGDHGTFLQKNVLPEAISERLQKRLSTFEDTPRKETWNAIGLLRGTTRPEEVILLTAHLDHLGMARLDPAKPTADLIYNGADDDASGTTAVLTLAHLLANGPRPARTILFVLFGSEEIGGYGNRAFLEHPPVPLTSIVANLEFEMIGRPDPAVPTGTLWLTGFDRSNLGSELAKHGAHLVNDPHPREEFFQRSDNFALALKGVVAHTVSSFGLHTDYHHPSDELKTIDFNHMINAIASMAEPVRWLADSNFKPQWTPGGRPEARQPRATTPKPTQ; encoded by the coding sequence ATGCCTTATTCCAGTATCCGACGCATCGCGGCCCTTGCTGCGGTCACAGTCATGTTCTTTGTCGCACCGAAGCTGCTGTCACAATCCTTCGACTCGCTCTCAAGCCAAAAGGCACCTTCACCTGATCGCCCCGCATTGGAACGTGCCGTCCACGCCGACATGGACTTCCTTGCCGATGACGAGATGCACGGTCGAGGATCAGCCACACGCGACGAGCACATTGCCGCTCTCTTTGCAGCATCGCAGTTCCAGACCCTGGGCCTGGAACCCGGTGGTGATCACGGCACGTTCCTCCAGAAAAACGTACTTCCCGAAGCCATCTCAGAGCGCCTGCAGAAGCGTCTCTCTACCTTCGAAGACACCCCGCGCAAAGAGACCTGGAACGCCATCGGCCTCTTGCGCGGAACGACCAGGCCCGAAGAGGTCATCCTGCTCACCGCACATCTCGATCACCTCGGCATGGCCAGACTGGATCCCGCAAAGCCAACCGCCGACCTGATCTACAACGGAGCCGACGACGATGCCTCAGGAACGACCGCTGTCCTCACCCTGGCGCACCTGCTTGCCAACGGACCTCGCCCGGCTCGTACCATCCTCTTCGTCCTCTTCGGCTCCGAGGAGATCGGCGGCTACGGGAACAGGGCCTTCCTCGAACATCCACCCGTCCCACTCACAAGCATTGTGGCTAATCTCGAGTTCGAAATGATCGGCCGCCCCGATCCGGCCGTTCCCACCGGAACCCTCTGGCTGACAGGTTTCGACCGCTCCAACCTCGGCTCTGAATTGGCAAAACACGGAGCGCATCTCGTCAACGATCCACACCCAAGGGAGGAGTTCTTCCAGCGCTCCGATAACTTCGCCCTGGCCCTCAAAGGCGTCGTCGCTCATACCGTTTCAAGCTTCGGACTCCATACGGACTACCATCACCCCTCTGACGAGTTGAAGACCATCGACTTCAACCACATGATCAACGCCATTGCCTCGATGGCGGAGCCAGTCCGCTGGCTGGCAGATTCCAACTTCAAGCCACAATGGACCCCAGGCGGAAGGCCCGAAGCCAGACAGCCCCGAGCCACGACTCCCAAACCCACTCAATAG
- a CDS encoding lactonase family protein: protein MPGRTRSELQLAGAVVAAVLVLLTGCGGGFFPPLTTGTGGTGTGTGTSTGDFVYVANSTTGTIAGYSVATTTAGAGTLTAVSGSPYSLALPPTAMAITPSNSFLYLSELGGIYAYSINATTGVLTTVSSGGALATTNFGSVSLDISPDGQWLFALSQDSATLQEYQINATTGALAAIATPTYVGVGGTQAVAKMVKVAPSGAYVFLALGTGGDIVYPFNTTTGALNITTFQQLSTGSTTTSDNALAIDSNTTFLYLARSGGSTGLAVFAIGSNGGLSSVAGSPFAAGGGPFSVLLDSTGKYAYTGNRTDGTISGFSIGTGGVLTALSGSPFATGSTVASLARDKSAKYILAAASAGNPDLTMYSFDATVLGKLDSAATVATGTDPTGAIQVVATH from the coding sequence ATGCCTGGACGAACGAGGTCGGAGTTGCAGTTGGCTGGAGCAGTCGTGGCGGCAGTGTTGGTGCTTTTGACTGGGTGCGGCGGCGGCTTCTTTCCTCCGCTGACGACGGGCACTGGCGGGACCGGAACTGGAACGGGCACGTCGACGGGCGACTTCGTTTATGTTGCGAACTCAACGACGGGTACGATTGCTGGTTATTCCGTCGCGACTACAACAGCAGGTGCCGGGACTTTGACCGCTGTCTCGGGTTCACCCTACAGCCTTGCACTGCCACCGACCGCGATGGCGATCACGCCGAGTAACAGCTTCTTGTATTTATCAGAGCTAGGCGGGATCTATGCATATTCGATTAATGCAACGACAGGGGTGCTGACCACTGTAAGCTCCGGCGGCGCATTGGCAACCACGAACTTTGGTTCAGTATCGCTGGACATCTCGCCGGATGGTCAATGGCTTTTTGCGCTGAGCCAGGACAGCGCGACCTTGCAGGAGTATCAGATCAACGCGACTACGGGAGCGCTGGCCGCGATAGCGACTCCTACGTATGTTGGTGTGGGTGGTACGCAGGCTGTGGCGAAGATGGTTAAGGTCGCTCCGAGCGGCGCCTATGTCTTTCTCGCTCTTGGAACCGGTGGGGATATTGTTTATCCGTTCAATACGACAACCGGTGCGCTGAACATTACGACATTTCAACAGCTTTCGACGGGATCGACCACGACGAGCGATAACGCGCTTGCGATCGACAGCAATACGACTTTCCTCTACCTTGCACGAAGCGGCGGAAGCACTGGCCTTGCGGTGTTCGCTATCGGGTCGAACGGGGGGCTTAGCTCCGTGGCCGGCTCGCCGTTTGCGGCTGGCGGTGGACCCTTCTCGGTGCTTCTGGATAGCACTGGGAAGTACGCTTATACCGGGAATCGCACTGACGGCACCATCTCCGGCTTCTCGATTGGGACTGGAGGCGTCCTGACGGCGCTGAGTGGTTCCCCATTTGCAACCGGCAGCACGGTGGCGTCTCTGGCACGCGACAAGAGCGCGAAGTACATTCTGGCTGCGGCCAGCGCTGGGAATCCCGACCTGACCATGTATAGCTTCGATGCCACGGTGTTGGGAAAGCTGGACTCTGCTGCTACGGTAGCGACCGGAACTGATCCCACGGGAGCAATTCAGGTTGTTGCCACTCATTGA